The sequence gaatgtcttacaacgttcacggtttttcagtcgttagacaatacaaactgctaggattaatgctgtattctttaaaatcgcttcgaaaatatgccaatatttctcgtaaaaattaaaggataaaacatggttattatgggttatccctttaagatagacatataccatcgcggacttgaTCGGACGGAGGACggatcaaaatccgttgtgtaatcttaaagatctaagcatacatagggacagacagcggtaagcgactttgttttatactaagtaatgTCTAGAAGTTAGGCAGTGTTCATACTCCCGTCCTTATAACACATAAAGCTACCTGTGTCTGAACTCTCCGGACATGTTAGATAACCATctaattattgaaatgattGAGCGTTAACACGTCTCGTTGTGCACAAACTTGTGCACTTTAAAAACCTGTGCAGTTTACTAGTTTCCGTTCACATTGGTCGCCGGGatgttttagcattagcagcctgtaaattttcccactgctgaactaaaggcctcctctccctttgaggagaaggtttggagcatattccaccacgctgcttcgatgcgggttggcggaatacacatgtggcagaatttcgttgaaattagacacatgcaggtttcctcacgatgttttccttcaccgccgagcacgagatgaattataaacacaaattaagcacatgaaaattcagcggtgcctgcctgggtttgaacccgaaatcatcgtttaagatgcacgcgttctaaccactggggcatCTCGCCGGGATGTAATCGGTTAGAATGACCTCATCATATTCTGTTCACAGGCTAGATGCTCTCGACAACAGTGATTTGGAAGCGATCAGGCAACAGCGTATCGCGGAGATGAAACAGCGCGCCAAACAGAAGCAGGAGTGGCTTGCTAttgtatgtgattttttttttaaattggcaaGCTACCTTGTGGTAATTGGTCACCGTCGACcagagaaatattaaacatacttttAAACACCAATGCGTAGCTAATctaggaaactaagatgttatgtcccttgtgcttgtagttacactggctaccTCCCCCTTAAACCGGGAACAGAACAATACagtgtattgctgtttggtggtagactaCGTAATGAgcgtgtggtacctacccaggcgggcttacaaagttctaccaccaagtaactagAGTGATTAGTAAAAATACAGATGTTTTTCTGGATGTATGTATACCAAAAGTCGTGACGACCAGTGGAGCGCTCGACGAAGACgcataaaaaatgaatatgattagtatcattattgccTGCCTGACGTTGCCTATGCgcaagggaagccagacagatgtcgccgtaacgcgttacgtaacgaagctatttaccctcccataagaggTTATCACTTCAACAAAAAATCATTCTTTTCGTGAGGAAAATGGACCTCCATCCGCCGTCCGAGCTTTGTGGTTCGTCCAACGTTCGTAGGCTTACtgtgcttatattatattttgcgtCTAGGGTCACGGCGAATACACCGAAATCGACAATGAGAAGGAATTCTTCACGGTTTGCAACAAGAGCGACAACGTCGTATGCCACTTCTACCGCAACGACACGCCGCGCTGCCGTATTGTTGACATGCACCTCAAGCTGCTGGCTAAGAAACACATCGAGACACGGTTTGTCAAACTCGACGCGGAGAGAGCGCCCTTTTTGACTGGTGAgctgagattttattttttgtttcgtttggCGGACTGGCATTTgacaaacttgggaactaagatgtcccttgtgcctgtagttacacaggcgcactcacccttcaaaccggaacacaataataccaagaaTTGCTGCTGGGCGgcggaatatctgatgagtgggtggtacctacagagactggcttgcacaaagccctaccaccaagtgaggtttttaaatctataaaattggTAGGTAGATTGGCTTGTTGGGAAGTGATCATGACCATCCATAGAAAATGGCGTCATCATAAATTgcacaccaaccttgggaactaagatttaatATTGCTGTTCGCATCGGCTCTCTCCTTTTCAAACCCAAAAACCATACTAAATATTGCCATTTGGTGGTAGATGTGATGAGTTGGTAGTACCCAGGCTTgctttcttgtcggttcttcacggcagaatctacattttgaaccggtggtaacttaaaatagtttgttaaatgactattcagaagtgcttgtaaaaaccttgCTTTTGCACAAAGGCCTCCCATTTAGCTTACTAAACTGATAACAATGTTCTGTCCGCAGGCCGTCTCAAGATCCACGTGATCCCCACAATAGGGCTTGTTAAGACTAACAAGACAAAGGACTTCATAGTTGGATTCACAGACCTCGGGGGACGAGATGACTTCAGCACTGAGATCCTAGAGTGGAGGATAGCTAGGTGAGTTAGTAACGGATGAGAGAATTTCATATCTATCCACAAGTAAACTATCTCAGACACatcttttaaaattagtatGTTCAAACTAATGACTCCCACTCAGTTTTATCAGTGTtccaagaaataaaaaaatgactgcCGTCCACTTTTATAATcctaattgtatttctttttcagGGCCGATGTGATAGAGTATTCTGGTGATTTGCTCGTGCCCCCCACCGAGGCGAAGAAACAGCGCGCCTTGCAGATACAAAGCAAGAAGACGATCCGAGGCCCCGCAGACTCGGATTCAGACCTGGATTTTAGTGACTAGTTACAAATACTGTGGCTATTAATGACTGTGTTAAATAGAGCTATCTCACTTTTTCTTTGCTAATAATGGTATTGTCGAAAGTTCTAGagaattttttatactttataaattatgaacttgaaataatattttgtcaaattatgaaaataaagtgttatctttaatatttgagGGTTTCTTATTGCGCACcctcttaaaatagtatatacaataaatacaagttAACGTCATTTTGGAAATGTTGTAGAAACTACGAACAGCCTTCCCGTcatgataaacaaaccttagagtCACATATTCTATGGAATTTCGAAATAGTCTGTTGTATTATACATTGCAAAcagtttttgataaatatatcttattttttaatacaatattctgctaaattatttttatccactttaattttatttacaaattcgcCGACATACAAAACGCTATTTTTCGTGATTCCATAATGAATACCAACCTATATAccaataaacaaaccttagattcacaTATTTTAAGCGATCCGCTAATAACTCGgctgtattgtgcactactgagagtttacgattaatatatctctatttataatataacactgttgcatttaaatacttatatccactttaattttacttccaaaattccgacaaGTTTCATCGACGGTCAAAACtgtattttttcgcaaatccacagtgaatatcatagattaatcaagctctcgaccaatgaaatcGTGTCCATTCGccgtcaaatgttatttatttatttggcttttcctTTATGGTTTTAATAGATTATAGATTATTAAGGACCTCGCCCAATGTTATGTCAAAGCaatgtcaaaattgtttattgacCTTTACTCTTCACTCGTCCAATTTCCAATGTTTTAAATGGGCCACGCTAAATTGTCGCTACTTgctaataattaaagtattttatatctataatttaaaattattcgaatTACTTAAAATCCTTCACTATAAAAACATCAAGGATAAATGTACGGGGATTTTTTGTCAGAAAGCGAATCCTCACGGCTGTATCATAGTAATAATAATCCCACAGAAACGAAGCGctatactattttaaatcaatcgaTGTGTTTATTGTCTATAGAAAATCTGCATGCGAACTGCACAACGCGTCAGCAGCCACACAGAGTTATACTCTGTACAAGATagtttgatctttttgacagatgtaatttaacgtattattttcttaatttaatgattttaaaaattgtaataatatataaaaaatacatataatacaaaagttcctaaagattcaagcgttatccgaaaattttaagactttttctattatataatattgcttcaaagtaaaatttaaatagaaacactgaaaataacagatgcttgtacaatgttatatcagtcggacggtagggacgcgaataagaggcagtaactgctacaaatatcgattacaaaaatccttattaaagatcattgttaagtttttgTTACGAACgcgggtccttttggttggggtctctttagctagtataactctttttagaaaaataagtaaaaaaaaaattgaattctaatttgaattacgcattccatcgttccatcgactgttatatatgttatattttctgtttccccatctctagcccgtctgtcaaaaagatcaagctaacttgaacagggtgtAGTGGTCTGTAGCTTGCTTATGTCTACTCTAGGACGATCACTCTATTTTCTATATTAGAGGAAACGCTTGCAACATTATTGCCAGCTGTTactaatgtcaaaattaaaaatatatatcgaactGTCATAAGTCattcatttaacttttttattttaactccaCTGACTGTGACTGTGACGCAAATTACGATCTAGTTTCAAATCTACTTTGGCAGAGAGTTTAcgttttgtgtaaattaatatctacgaaatataaataaatggaaatctttatttaatttgtgtaaatagTGATTTTTTCGATTCATTTATGTGTGTTTTTCTTTACGCTGTATAATCGAAAAGTACGTTTCGAAATATAAGTGATTAACTCTATGGAATACAGTAAGTATTAGTAATTTATGGCACTCTGTAATCTAAAAATAGGTCGTATAggtctaaaattattttcgatctttttgttttataatttcaaggtTAGGAACCTATCATAAACTTTGGACTTTGGTACTCTAAGTTACAACTTCTAACGGCTATCATAATCATTCTAATGCgtgaaaaaatgttattatatttattatttgtaacgtgtttttaattaaaataaaacaaatatcttaggctatttataagttaaataatagcCAATCGAATGaactattcataattaaaaaaaaactgtgataCATATActgtatatgaatattaaaaaaaaatggttttgataataaatttaaacaaataaaattcattatcaaattgtaattatatcttACATACTATAAACAATGAATACCATAGGTAGATaagatattttatgtaatttaaaatgaaaaccatTGTTAAGACTTTAGACTGcacaaattaatacattaaagttTATTGGATATGTtccaaaagtttttatatttaaaacaattatataatttgtgcaatagcatatataaaatgttcttttGCTATTGCCAGAGTATTTCTAAGATGCTCATTGGTTTGATCGCTAGCCCGTTTTCTACAGCCTATTCTAATGGAAGTGCACTACTTTAAgcttataattaatgtacttaTAACACACATACTATTACACTTacctacttatttccactttaattttacttccaaaattccaataAAAGTGTTGTTGACATTCTTCTGAACAAATCCatattgaatatcatagattaatcgagcaAGTATATTGCATCAATTTGATGCCAAATGTGGTTTGTGAGTATCTCCTTTGATGGTtggaatatatattgaatatataataggcCAGGCCTAGGGCCAGATTAACCATGATGTGTAATGGCCTTAAACCTCTTCCAACTTATTAtgacttaaaatatatgttttctactgcagtaaaatattaatcataattattacatattttttactatattaaaaaatgttactaacAATTTCATTAACAATGAGTTTTTAAGCCCTTTGCCCTGTCTAGGGATTTAAAAATAGGCTTTAGGGCCAATAAAAGTGATTGGATATTTCTGTATATTCTATTACCTGATACCTGGGGTAACAAGTAAGGCTGTATTACATTGTTATGCCTCAGAAAGCAGTTGTAGTAGATCTCATATGTGATCTCACTAATTTCttaatgcaattatttattcaagtgttGTTTGGAAAatactcattaaatattttattgatttcataatcATCTTATCCgttttcaagtatttttttctatatagttaataaacctggtgttaaatcaaaatcataataatct comes from Vanessa atalanta chromosome 30, ilVanAtal1.2, whole genome shotgun sequence and encodes:
- the LOC125075203 gene encoding thioredoxin domain-containing protein 9 — its product is MEQIIHQVAQNMEKQLDNELGRLDALDNSDLEAIRQQRIAEMKQRAKQKQEWLAIGHGEYTEIDNEKEFFTVCNKSDNVVCHFYRNDTPRCRIVDMHLKLLAKKHIETRFVKLDAERAPFLTGRLKIHVIPTIGLVKTNKTKDFIVGFTDLGGRDDFSTEILEWRIARADVIEYSGDLLVPPTEAKKQRALQIQSKKTIRGPADSDSDLDFSD